Proteins encoded by one window of Cannabis sativa cultivar Pink pepper isolate KNU-18-1 chromosome 4, ASM2916894v1, whole genome shotgun sequence:
- the LOC115713156 gene encoding uncharacterized protein LOC115713156: MGFDGRWINLVMQCSYEQSGLLTGCKIARGALVISHMLFADDSYIYCKATEEEAYNVKEFLHTYEVASGQKINFSKSSVFFNNNTGIEVQDSIYAMLEIYEADENGYYLGLPCSIGRNKNDILGFLKDKLRKIIQGWEGRILSRAGNEVFLKSIAQVLPSYAMNVFLLPSDTCKELERLMAKFWWRSDSSSGKGGLGFRSLRDFNLALLGKQYWRLLVNADSLVSRLYKAKYYATGNLFTAGLVDNPSFIWRSILEAKDLIHACAQRTIDNGKNVSILNDFWLPHDSNSYVVSRHPALVNKSVSCLFQVGTRAWDEDVVRGLTETIQHTLVECSVAKAAWHRSIVEVGAGAATFSSWLLGIFTRGHGVEMEEAVMVSWATWRARNDFVWQKKSWLASNIVTSARILLYQYKFTQERKGLSLSPLNDEGRNYERWIAPVLNKIKVNVDGALFEQEGRFGMGCVARDHHRTMVEAFTKGKVGYVQPEIAEIVGIKEALIWIATHPSDNVVLETDSLMCVQAVQSCVLKLEDCSSEVRSIV; this comes from the exons ATGGGTTTTGATGGTCGCTGGATTAATTTAGTTATGCAATGT AGTTATGAACAAAGTGGCTTACTCACGGGGTGTAAAATTGCTCGAGGTGCACTGGTAATCTCTCATATGCTCTTTGCTGATGATAGCTACATTTACTGTAAGGCAACTGAGGAAGAAGCGTACAATGTGAAGGAGTTTTTGCACACTTACGAGGTGGCTTCGgggcaaaaaattaatttctctaAGTCTTCTGTGTTTTTTAACAATAATACTGGTATTGAGGTGCAGGATTCCATTTATGCTATGTTGGAAATTTACGAGGCCGATGAAAATGGGTATTACCTGGGTCTTCCGTGTTCGATTGGAAGAAATAAGAATGATATCCTTGGTTTTCTTAAGGATAAGCTTCGGAAGATAATTCAAGGGTGGGAAGGGCGTATCTTATCTCGTGCGGGAAATGAGGTATTCTTGAAATCTATAGCTCAAGTCTTGCCGAGTTATGCTATGAATGTTTTCCTCTTGCCGTCAGACACTTGCAAGGAGTTAGAGCGGCTTATGGCCAAGTTCTGGTGGCGCTCAGATTCAAGTAGTGGTAAGG GGGGATTGGGATTTCGAAGCTTGAGAGATTTTAATTTGGCTCTTTTGGGGAAGCAATATTGGCGTTTGTTGGTTAATGCTGATTCTTTGGTTAGTAGGCTTTATAAGGCTAAATATTATGCTACTGGTAATCTGTTTACTGCTGGATTAGTAGATAATCCTAGTTTCATTTGGCGTAGTATTCTTGAAGCAAAAGATCTTATCCATGCCTGTGCTCAAAGAACAATTGATAATGGGAAAAATGTATCCATTCTTAATGATTTTTGGCTTCCACATGATTCAAATAGCTATGTTGTCTCACGGCACCCTGCTCTTGTGAATAAGTCGGTCAGCTGCCTCTTTCAAGTTGGTACTCGTGCGTGGGATGAGGATGTTGTGAGGGGCCT TACTGAAACTATTCAACATACATTGGTGGAATGCTCGGTGGCAAAGGCTGCTTGGCATCGCAGCATAGTGGAGGTCGGGGCTGGGGCTGCAACGTTCAGCAGCTGGTTGTTGGGAATTTTCACCAGGGGGCACGGAGTTGAAATGGAGGAAGCAGTGATGGTGAGTTGGGCTACTTGGCGTGCGCGGAATGACTTTGTTTGGCAAAAGAAGAGTTGGCTTGCTTCAAATATTGTAACATCAGCTAGAATCTTGCTTTATCAATACAAATTTACTCAGGAAAGGAAGGGGCTTTCGTTGTCTCCTTTGAATGATGAGGGACGAAACTATGAGCGTTGGATTGCACCTGTGTTAAACAAGATTAAGGTTAATGTTGATGGGGCTTTATTTGAACAAGAGGGCCGGTTTGGAATGGGCTGTGTAGCTCGAGATCATCATAGAACCATGGTAGAAGCTTTCACAAAGGGAAAGGTTGGGTATGTACAACCCGAAATTGCTGAGATCGTAGGCATCAAAGAAGCGTTGATTTGGATTGCGACTCATCCCTCGGACAATGTAGTGTTAGAAACGGATAGTTTGATGTGTGTCCAAGCAGTCCAAA gtTGTGTGCTTAAATTGGAGGATTGTTCTTCTGAAGTGCGTTCTATTGTTTGA